Proteins encoded within one genomic window of Bradyrhizobium sp. AZCC 1719:
- a CDS encoding helix-turn-helix domain-containing protein, with protein sequence MSLLDDLVESEFVKISRSLDVDRFRSIEGLGDAKSIPIDAKHFAAAFASLKLKSCSVHLQRTFPRILQMQYSTTGAIVGFTMDDAASLIINGVEARAPALLLVKGTATCEIVEQRANLVALVNFASIDDRGWPGDADSAQLIATLPDRCETLRVTVRDVLTLASHSPDSFAQPNVIEHVEESILQAVDLAMAAASPTPEAKRLSLSHYLALVRKLDEFVADSAGRTLYSADVARQLRVSVRTLHNAVVAIRGMSMHRYMRLRRLWNVRQQLVRGASVQSVKAVALANGFWHMGEFTALYRELFGETPQQTLSAARRQTGDPA encoded by the coding sequence GTGTCGTTGCTTGATGACCTAGTTGAGTCTGAGTTCGTAAAGATTAGCCGGTCTCTGGACGTCGATCGGTTCCGGAGCATCGAAGGACTGGGCGATGCCAAGAGCATTCCGATCGACGCCAAGCACTTCGCCGCCGCTTTCGCCTCGCTGAAGCTGAAGTCCTGTTCGGTCCATCTGCAGCGGACGTTCCCTCGAATTCTGCAGATGCAGTATTCCACGACCGGCGCGATCGTCGGCTTCACGATGGACGATGCGGCTTCGTTGATCATCAACGGCGTTGAAGCCCGCGCGCCGGCCTTGCTCCTGGTCAAGGGTACCGCGACGTGTGAGATCGTGGAGCAGCGGGCCAATCTGGTGGCGCTTGTGAATTTTGCTTCCATCGACGATCGCGGCTGGCCGGGCGATGCCGATAGCGCTCAATTGATCGCGACGCTGCCGGATAGATGCGAGACACTTCGGGTGACGGTTCGCGATGTCCTGACGCTCGCTTCGCATTCGCCCGATAGCTTCGCGCAGCCGAACGTGATCGAGCACGTTGAAGAATCGATTCTGCAGGCGGTCGATCTGGCGATGGCTGCGGCATCGCCCACACCCGAAGCCAAACGCCTGAGCCTGAGCCACTATCTGGCGCTGGTCCGAAAGCTTGACGAGTTCGTGGCCGACAGCGCCGGCAGGACGTTGTACAGCGCCGACGTGGCGCGGCAACTCCGGGTCTCGGTGCGGACGCTGCATAACGCCGTGGTTGCCATTCGCGGCATGAGCATGCACCGCTACATGCGGTTGCGGCGGCTGTGGAACGTCCGACAACAACTGGTGCGCGGCGCGTCGGTGCAGTCGGTGAAGGCGGTCGCGCTCGCGAACGGCTTCTGGCACATGGGCGAGTTCACCGCGCTCTATCGCGAGTTGTTTGGCGAAACACCGCAGCAGACGCTGTCGGCAGCGCGCAGGCAGACGGGCGATCCGGCATGA